The genome window AGAGAATATATGGACCAGAATGGAAGAGCCCCGGATTCAATTGAATATGATGGAGCACGTATCGGCTACTATGATTTATTATATAACTTTGCAAAAATTACTCAAAATCATACTGATGTCGAACATATGGGCTTTGAAAGTGAATATCACTTCGATAGAGTAAACGATTCAATATTACTACACATATTCCCATTCGTATTAATATTATTCGTATTATTCATCGCATATTTACTTTATAAAAGAATAAGAAGATATTAATAAGATGACAAATAAATTTTACATGAGGTAAATTATGAAAAAATATATAGCAGAATTAATAGGAACACTGGTTTTAGTCCTATTCGGTTGTGGAAGTGCAGCCATAGCAGGATCTGTTTTAGGCAATCTAGGAATCGCTTTAGCATTCGGTTTATCTATAGTTGCTATGGCTTATGTGATTGGTGACATTTCAGGATGTCACGTCAATCCTGCAGTATCCATCGGTATGTGGATTGACGGAAGATTAGAAACAAAAGACCTGATAATGTACATTATTTTCCAATGTATTGGTGCAATTATCGGTATTGCAATTTTAGCGGTTATTATCAACTCCGCTCCAAGTCTTGGAGGATATACTGCAACAGGCCTTGGTCAAAACGGATTTGGCTCCGCATCAAGTGTTGGTCTCGATGTTGTAGGAGCAATATTGGTAGAAATAATCTTAACCTTTGTATTTGTATTTACAGTACTTGGAGTTACTAAAAAAGCAGAAAATGGAGCTGTTGCAGGTATTGTTATCGGTTTAACCCTTGCATTTGTACACATTTTAGGCATTCCTTTAACCGGTACATCAGTTAACCCTGCACGTAGTTTAGCACCTGCTCTTTTCCTTGGCGGACAGGCATTACAACAAGTTTGGGTATTTATTTTAGCTCCGGTAATTGGTGCAATCATTGCAGGAATTTTTTACAAAGGATTAACCGCAGAGGATGTTTAAATCCTCTTTTTTTACTTTTTTTTAAATTTTAATGCTTCCAGTATATGTATAACCTTTTAGTTCATTATAGTCGCTTTTTTTGTTAAATTCAAATGATTCGGTATTGGAAACATATAAATGAGCCAATG of uncultured Methanobrevibacter sp. contains these proteins:
- a CDS encoding MIP family channel protein codes for the protein MKKYIAELIGTLVLVLFGCGSAAIAGSVLGNLGIALAFGLSIVAMAYVIGDISGCHVNPAVSIGMWIDGRLETKDLIMYIIFQCIGAIIGIAILAVIINSAPSLGGYTATGLGQNGFGSASSVGLDVVGAILVEIILTFVFVFTVLGVTKKAENGAVAGIVIGLTLAFVHILGIPLTGTSVNPARSLAPALFLGGQALQQVWVFILAPVIGAIIAGIFYKGLTAEDV